Within Vicia villosa cultivar HV-30 ecotype Madison, WI linkage group LG1, Vvil1.0, whole genome shotgun sequence, the genomic segment tttcctgttctttttgcctttctaattggataaaataaaagtctctggcgactcttgctatccgcaacattttaaaaagtcagttctcccgccATATTACAACATTCTTTACACTTTTTATATTGAATGTTATTTCTTACCCCTTGGCTTTGATGTTGTCTACCATGGTTATCTTGCAGATACTTGGGAGTAGAGTTTGCTACTGTAAATGGAAGTTAGCTCCTGGAGTTACTTCGTTTAGTTTTATCGTTGTTTAGAAGTcttgctctgatcttgtaacatcGGGGTTGGGAACGTTTGTTTGCTTACTATGTTTTGTAGGAGTTTAATTACTTTATTCGGTTTATTTTGAAGTTGTTAAGAGTTAAATATGATAACTctttattttgaaaacaatttATTATCATTTGAAGTATGAAACTAAATGTCTAATTTTCAATGTTTTATTATTTGAAATAAGATCGATATTGCCGCAATAATACCTTAAGTGAAGGTGAATGTGTGATGACAGGTGTTGTATGACGTTGATATTTTTCACTGGTTGTTTGTTAAATGTTTGTATTGTTAAAGTATTGTCGTTGGTGACACCTTAAATTGTCGTGTAATGCTTAATATATAAGTTTTGggatttagggtgttacatagtggtaaTTTTGTATGTTCCTTGGCATGTGACATGTATGTGAAATATTGTCAATACTCGTTTGTTTTTCTAACCGCTTGCTAGCAGGAACGGGACTGAAACGAGTGGGGAAGAAGCCTTTGCTTCTCTGAGATGTTGTAGGTATGGAGAGTTGGTTCAGCGTACCGCTGATTGCAAGAGTGTCATGTTGTTGAGACGATGTTGTTTCCTGAACCCGAAGAGAATGCAGATTCAAGATTCTCTTATGTCAGCCAAATTGAGATTTCCTTGAGGAAGAACGATCAGGTGTTGGTGATGTTCGCTTCTCTGGGAGTGGAAGGCGATATAGGGCTAATGATATGTCTGCAGTGTGTGATTTTGCTGACGTTTTTCTTGAAGATATTGGTGACTTGTTCCCAAAGATTGGAGATAGTACTGGAGAGTTGATGTTTATATATGCTAAAAATAGAAGAACTTTTAGAAGATGAGGCTCAAGGGACGTTTGCGTCTTTGCAAGTCGACAGTAAAGCAGCAATTGTTTAACTGTCAGTTGTGTAGACTAtcgacaactgaataaagttactatcaagaacaTGTATCCTCTTTCGAGGATGATGGATATAGAACAGTgacttctgatccttcttctttgTTTCATGTTGTGCATCTGTTGCATCTTCTACAACCGGCATGTAACTGTCGTTGACGGGATCAAGAACATCTTGAACTCCAAGCAACACACGCATTTGAGTCAACCACCGAATTTCAATTATTTCCGTTGAATACTGGAAGCTTTGTGTTCAAGCTACTGTTTCCGTTGTTCATCTTCATTCTTATGCAAATCACTCAATTCTTACCAACACTCATATTTCTCAATCCCTAAGAATAAAGAAATGTGATTCTTCTCTGATTTCGATCTTTAATTTAGTATGAATTTGAGGAACGAAATCAATCACACATCTCACatacactcgtgtttccctgtgaaTAGAACCGGTGTTTTGGATACCAACTATTGGAGTTTACACCTCCATTGATGCACAAGAAGACGAAGATGAAAGAAAGGTAACTTTTATTTGCAAACTCAATTCTGTTACAAATGAGTAATCACTCTAACAAACTGAATGCAATTTCAATTTATATACACagccaaaatcaaattcaaaccaaATTAAATTCAAATGCAAATGAAATTTAAACGCAAACTACTTGAATCTCAATTACATCTCAACAGATTCATAGGTATATGTTAAATTGCAACCATATCGTCAGATTTCACTGTCTGTCATCAAATATAACAAGCTACACAAGAGATATTATGGCCCTTTTCGTGTTTTGGCTTGCAGCTTATAACTTAGAGCTCCCTTTATATTCAAAGATTCATGATGTCTTCTATTGTTGGTCCCCCCTACTGACAGTGATACACTTCCTCTTGATTCATTGGGGAACCATCCCTTGCTTTCTCCTTTAGCTATCATTGATTCCATAGTTCTTACATTAGCTGGAAATTCTCAATAGCAGGTCCTAGTGCAGTGGACTGGCCTTTCTCCCGATGAGCCTTCGTGGGAAGATTGGGAGAATTTGCAAGAAGTTTACAATCTTGAGGACATAGTTGAATTTGATGGGATGGATATTGATACAGACTCGGGCCATGGAGGTGAGAACACTAACAAGCAACCCATGATTCCTAATTCTACAAGGCATATTTGCTTTCCTTATGTTGCTTTTATCCCTTTAGCTTCTAGAAGGTTGTGACTTAGCATAGTTTGTTAGGATATGATGTGTCGTAATATCTAGTGATGGATTCTGCTACAGCACTTGCTACATATGTTGTACTGGCTCTTGAAGCATTTGCTATATCATGAATGAGTTATATTAAGAATCTCTAACACTGTGTAATCTAGAAAATCCTCCGAGTCCTCTTCTCCTGAATTCggtcttcgaggacaagatcagTTTTGGAGACATGGGTAATGATAGTAATAGGCTTCCAACACAAtccaaattgtttgcaagaaAAACATTGAGTCCATCACGATCACGATCTTTATCTCTACTATGAACAACATAGACAACTGTCACAGGCTCTAAAAGGGTATCATCATTAGTCATGGTTCTTTGGGTAAGCAAACTTTGTTGCTCCCTTAGAAACTCCAGCATTAGCATCTAAAGAAGGAATTCTATTCAGCAAAGTATCTCTTGACAATCTCAAACTTTGAACTAAGTTTTATGATAAATTGATCATGCTCAATGGTGTTATCAACTTCTTGGACAGCCGAGAGTGAAATCTTGGAAACATCAACATGTAAAATAGCAAATATAGAAATAGAGATTAACAAACAGTGTATGTAATTTGAAGTTCAAATTAcacaactaaataataaaaaattacactACGCGTTTCACTTATTTCTGTGGAGAATCACATCGTCCAACTGTCAACTATGTTTTCAGAAACTATCtccaggcatcaatttcatcagttTGCTAATTTTCAGTCTTCTGAAGTCACAGTATCTGCCCATGGATTATCTGGTTCCTTTTTGTATGATCAAACCAGTATACGGCACCTTTTGTTCATTAACACCATTGCTATGTTGCATCAGCAGAAATCTCCGTATATTCCTTTTCGGCCCTACAATCAATAACCATGGCcgtttcaaaataaattaatagaagGAAGAAAGAACATTTATTTGTTTAGTAGTAAAGGATTCTTTTTTATTAGGATAGTCACATTAAGATAGAACACTAGTTTAACAGTTAGAGGATTCTGCCAGTTGAAAAATAATGTTGCTTCATGCCTATTTCAGTCTCAAATTAACGTCATAAAAAATCGATAAAAAGAAAAACTGCTATATATACTTGCCTGTCAATTTGATGCACCAAAATAAGGTAAGCAGGATCCTGATAAGATATTTGGTACAATTGCCATACAACGTAGACGCATGAAGTGATGCTGAAAATTTGGAAACGTAAATAACCGTCAGCCACAAAATAATGCGTTATAGTTAGAACCTAATGAAGCATGCCATGAACCTTATGATAGGGTATGAGATTAAAGGGACATCCACACAAGAATTATAGATATAGATGACACCTTTCGAAGCATAAAACCGAAATTTGAAATGTACATGTGAATCTTCATGGTTAACAAACATTTCTCATTTTCTCTTTATTATTTCGATATTTATATCATAATAGTGTGGACTAACCTGCCAAAACATATCAGTAGAATCACCCAAATGAGCGCATAAATCCAATTAGATTCTTTGTAGGCAATCCAGACCTGATATTGTAAGAATAGTTAGGAACTTAGGATAGTTAAATCCAAACAAAAACAAGTGTACTCAATACTGATATTAAAACTTTCACATTTATACAGTATTGATCATAACTTTGTGCACACAAatttttttactttgattattTTGAGATCATTTAGTGGCCATTAATCAGTAAAACAAatctatattttatatattttgtacaGTTTAGAGCTGCTAAGATTTTAAAAGAATGGAGACTTACTGCTAGGGGCACAGCATTGCAGTAGAAGTCAACTACTGTTGCTTGCAACCACCTGCAAACATTTTGGAGCTTATGAAGTTAACTTATGTGATGAACAACTGCCACAAGCAGAAGCTGTGCAGAAAGTTACTCACATGAGCATGACAAAGTTGTAAATATATACTTGAATGACACACAGAAAATGAAGACAGAAAAACACACTATAGGTCACAACTTTCAAAATAGTAAGCACTTACGGAGTCAATATCTCCGTACGGAACGGAGAACCATCAGTGACAAGAGTGTATACCAAGGTTCCAAGCATGACAACACCCAAAACGCTGAAAAGGATTCTTAGAGTCACAACAACAGAACAATTTGTTTTTGGTTCTGTGCCACTCCTGTATAGAAAACGTCACATTAGAACTCatggtgaaaatcaaaacatcaaaaattgTACAGAAAACTAAAATACTAAAACATGAAATTGGATTCTTAAAATATCATCATCCTGCACCTTTTCTATAGTGAATCAGATGAAGAGAGAAAATTAGTTTATAGTTGGTTTTTTTAGACATACTTGTGTGGATGTCGTAAAAGAACATATCTCACAGGGTCCTGTGAAGATTCTTGAGATGACAGCTTCGATAATTGCAACACAATATAAGCCGATGTAGCCATGCTGAACCAAAAAAAAGAGATTCCTCTCATTGCTTAGATTATCTTTGCTAAAAAGAGATTCCTCTCATTGGACATAAAATCATGAGAGAAAATGATACCTTCCAAGGGAGATAAGTAAAATTATCCATAGAATTGAGCTGACCCAATTTCCTTCCTTGTACACTACCCAAGCCTGATTTGACagaaaaacatttattttttagatttattgaataattaatgtatttagttTATACATTTTCTAGATACATTACTTatttaatgtatctaaaaagtaaattttttcttataaatagaacGAGAGATAGTAATTAATTAGACAGTGCTCCATTAAGCATTGGTGATATTGTAAAGGAAATGTGATTTTAAATTTGAGAACTTGTAGGCGGGTTCAGCAGAAGAAAACTGATATGTGGAGTTAATTAGTTAGACTTACACTCAATATTGTAATATTGATATGCAGATCAATCAAAGTTGCTGTCATCCACCTGAATCAAATAATGAGCAGGGGAAGAAAGTATGGTTTCtattttgttattatcaaaataaaaataaacacgaACAAAGAAAACAGAAAGAGAGGGATTACGGAGTGAAAAA encodes:
- the LOC131650021 gene encoding uncharacterized protein LOC131650021 encodes the protein MAPITLSNGLKTLFSLLAALIIALVIYRLVTDGFPFRIGFFTPWMTATLIDLHINITILSAWVVYKEGNWVSSILWIILLISLGSMATSAYIVLQLSKLSSQESSQDPVRYVLLRHPHKSGTEPKTNCSVVVTLRILFSVLGVVMLGTLVYTLVTDGSPFRTEILTPWLQATVVDFYCNAVPLAVWIAYKESNWIYALIWVILLICFGSITSCVYVVWQLYQISYQDPAYLILVHQIDRQMLMLEFLREQQSLLTQRTMTNDDTLLEPVTVVYVVHSRDKDRDRDGLNVFLANNLDCVGSLLLSLPMSPKLILSSKTEFRRRGLGGFSRLHSVRDS